The DNA segment AGGTGTCGGGGATAACCAAGCCGCCGTCAAATTGCAGGGCGGTGTTGTCTTCGAAAAAGGCGACCATTTTCGGCGCTGCATCAAGAAAGGCCTCGACCTTTTCCTCTTTGTAATAGTTGCCCGTGACGGCCTTAATATATTGACGCGGCGCGTCGATATCTTCGACGATGCCCGCGCGTTGTGCCACCGGATTACGGGGTGCAAAAATCCATCCGCCAGACCAGGCCGAGGTCCCGCCCATCACGGGCTCTTTCTCAAGCACGACAACGGAGCGCCCCATGTGCGCGGCGGTCACGGCGGCACTCAGCCCGCCCGCACCGGACCCGATCACGATCAAATCGAAGGTCTCTTGGGAAGGGATCGCGTGAGCAGTCATGATATTTTCCTCCAAACTGGAAAGACTTTTCATACTTGCATGAATTAACGTCAAGTATCATGTATATTTCAACATTAACATTGTGTTATTCATAGCCTAGCGTCAGCACCCGATGAGGACCCATCCATGCGTGATATCACCCTGAGACAAATCGAAGTCATTCGCGCCGTCATGTTGCGCGGCACGATTATGGGCGCGGCGGAGTACCTCGGCGTGTCGGCACCGGGCGTCAGCCGGTTGATCAAACACACCGAAGAAACGCTGAACCTGCGGCTGTTTGAACGCCGCTCCGGGCTTTTTGTCCCCTCCGTCGAGGCGCAGACCGTGTTCGACCAAATCCGCGCCGTATATAAAGGCGTTGAAAACCTGCAACTGTCTCTTGAGAGCCTGCAAAAAGGCGAAAACGTTCAACTCGCCTTTGCCTCTGCCCCTTCCGTCGCCCAGTTCATCGCCGCCCGTGCTCTGCGCCACGTGCGTTCCCGCTTCCCCGATCTGTATATCGATCTGAACATTCTCAAGATCGAAGAGACCGTCGACTACCTTTTGTTGGAACGCGGAGAGTTTGTAATCATGAGTTCCAAGGTCGACAACCCGGGCATCGAAACCGAAGAAATCGCCGCGACCACATTGGTCTGTGTGCTGCCTGAGGGGCATCCTTTGGCGGAGAAAGACGAAATCTCGGTGCACGATCTGGTCCATGAACCTCTTGTTGGGGTCGATCCCGATGACCCCTATGGTGCTTTGCTCATCAAACCGTTTCTGGATCACGGGATAGATATGCAGCACAGTATGCGTGGGCGCTTCGCCCAAACCGTTGTCAGTCTCGTGCGCCATGGTCTTGGCGTTGCGTTGATCGACCGCTTTTCTGTTGCCGAAGTGTACATGCCAGGAATCGTGCGCCGCCCTCTGAAGGAGGCCAGTTGCATACGCAGCTACGTGGTCAAAAAGCAGGGGCGCGTTTTATCCAGCTTTGCCGAATACGCGATAACACAGTTTCGCAAAGAACTGGTGCTCGCAGCGACTGAGCCGCTAAGCTCCTAAGATCACACCACTTTTGCGCACAAAACTGTGCGATGGCAAATATAAAAATAACAGTATGTTAATAATATCAAAGTTTCGGTATTTGACGTTATTCACAATTTGCATATCTGTTATGCATAGGGGAGCCAAGGACAGAGGCTCTGCAAAACATTGATGGGAGGACATCTATGAAACGTTTTTTGATCGGCGCAGTCTCTGCACTGAGCCTTATGTCTGCTGCGGCCGTGGCACAAGAATACCCAGCTAAGGAAATCCAAGGGATCATCCAATGGGGAGCCGGTGGTTCTACAGACACAGTGATGCGCGCTGTGACGCCGCATGCGGAAGACATCTTGGATGGCACGATCGTGTTGCAGAACATGACAGGTGGTGTTGGCGCAATCGCGTTGAACCATGTCGCAACCGAAGATGCCGATGGCTACAAAATCTTGATGGGTGCCGAAAACCCGCTGTTGTACAAAGTCATGGGCTTTGGCGACAAAGATTACTCCGACTTTACCCCGATCAACATTCTGGCCCGCGGCACGCCCATTCTTGTGGCTGGAACTGATGCGCCGTTTGACGATTACGCCGGCATGATCGCATATATCAAAGAGCATCCGGGTGAAGTGCGCCTTGGCTCCACAGGTCCGGGCGGTGTGCCCTCTGTTGTCACCGCGATGATCGAAACCGTCGAAGGTGATCTGGACGTGATTTCTGTGCCTTACGATGGTGACGGCCCGGCATTGACCGCCCTGCAAGGGGGCGCCATCGACGTGATGCCTGCGGTTTTGGGAGCTGCAATTGAAAGCGTGCGCGCCGGTAAAATCAAGGCCCTCGCCGTGGTCGATGTGCAAGAAAACGAATACCTTCCGGGCGTTGCTCCGGTGACGCAAACCAATGAAGGCTTTGCGACCTATCTGCCCTGGGGGCCGTTCTTTGGCGTTTTCGTCAAAAAAGGCACACCGGATGAGATTGTCAAAAAACTCGAAGGCGCTTTTGCCGTGGCCGCGACCAACCCGGACTTTACCGACCTGATGGAAACCCGTGGCTTTACCTTGATGAGCATTTCGGGCGACGAAGCCGAGGCCTTCCTGACCAAATGGCAGCAAGGCACCACGTGGTTGCTGCAAGATGCTGGCATGACCAAATCTTCACCGGAAGAGTTCGGCATCTCCCGTCCGGGCGAATAAGCACCAGACGTCCAAAACACGTTCGGCTTTGCCGAACACTGGCACCGCCCTTTCCGGTAAGGGGCGGTGTTTCAATTCACAGCAGACAAACTCTTGGAGGAGAGATGCAAGATCACGTTCATCATCATGACTCGACACGGGACGGTTCATCTGACGCCACCCCTGGTGGCATCGTCGACAAACGTCGTCCTGGCGAGCTTGTCTTTACCGCATGTCTCGTGATCTTCAGCGGTGTTCTGCTGTGGAACGCCTATGGAATCTCCGGCTTTGAGGCGCTGTCCGGCGCGGGCTCTGTCCCCATGGCCACAGCGGCCGTGATGCTGATCAGTGTGGTGATTGTCTTTTGGCGCACTGTAAAACTGTCGAAAACAGAAGACGAAACCGTGATGGAAGACATCACGCCCCCGCTCGTTATCATCCTTGCCCTGTTTCTCGTCGCCTATGGCATCCTCTTGAAACCGCTTGGATTTTTGCCAACATCTGCGCTCTTCCTCATCGCGTCGATCAAACTTCTCTCCAAACGTAGCTGGGGCTTCACCCTGCTCGTCTCGCTGGGCAGCCTGCTCGCGATCTATTTGGTGTTCCGCATCGTGTTCACCGTGCTGATGCCCGCAGGCATCGTTCCCGAGGCTGAAATGCTTCAGCTGTTGCGCAATCTTTTTAAAGGAGGTGCATGATGGACGCGTTCATGGCATTTCTGACGATTTTCACCCATCCTGAGCTGTTGTTGCTGGTTGGCGTGGGCACCTTCGCTGGCGTTTACGTCGGCGCGATCCCCGGCCTGTCTGTGACCATGGCCGTGTCGATCCTCATTTCCTTCACCTTCTCATGGGATGTTTTACCCGCGATTTCGCTGATGATCGGCATCTATATGGGCGGCGTGTACGGCGGCTCGCGCACGGCAATCCTATTGAATATCCCCGGCGCGCCCTCCGCCATCGCCACCGCGATGGACGGCTATCCCATGGCGCAGCGCGGCGAAGCCGGTGAAGCCATCGGAACCACCACTGTCATGTCATTTTTCGGTGGTTTGGTCGGGATCGTTGTGCTGGCCGTCCTGGCCCCGGTTGTCTCGGATTTCGCTCTTAAATTCCAACCGCGTGATTATATGCTCTTGGCCGTTCTCGGAATTTTGCTGGTCGGCTCTTTGTCCTCTGGGTCGTTAGTCAAAGGCATCTTTGCCGGCGCTCTTGGGATTGCCATTGGCGCGGTCGGCATGGACCCGTTGACCTTTACCGAACGTTTCACTTTTGACATCCCGTTGATGCGCGGTGGCATCAATTTTATCGCCGTGATGATCGGCATGTTTGGTGTCTCTGAGGCGCTGATGCAGTTGCATCACGTCGATACCCCCGCGATCCGCCAAAAAATCAACAGGATCGTTCCCTCCTTTGGCACGATCCGCAAACACTTGCCACTGTCACTTCAGACCTCGACCATCGGGGTTCTGATCGGCGCACTCCCCGGAACCGGCGGCGATATCGCGGCGCTGATGGCCTATGACCACGCCAAACGCGTCACCAAAAACCCGTCGCGTCCCTTTGGCGAAGGCGCGATTGAGGGTCTTGTGGCACCTGAAACCGCCAATAATGCCGCCGTGGGTGGCGCCTTTATCCCGATGATGACGCTCGGCATTCCGGGCGATGCGGTGACCGCGATCATGATCGGCGCACTGTTCATTCACGGGTTGAACCCCGGCCCGATGCTGATGGTCGAACAACCCGATATGTTCTGGTTCATCGTCGGCGCTTTGGTCATGGCCAACTTCTTTATGCTGCTGTTTGGCCTCACCGGCATCAAACTGTTCACCAAGATCGTCGAAATGCCGCGCGCGGTGTTGATCCCGTTGATCCTGCTCTTGTCCATCGTCGGGGCCTATGCCGTGAACAATTCGATCACCGATGTCTATTGGATGCTTGGCTTTGGTGTCTTCGGCTACTTCATGCGCCATTATGGCTATCCGCTTGGTCCCGTGATCCTCGGTGTGATCCTGTCGCGCCTTTTGGATGACAACTGGCGGCGCGCCATCATCTCTGAACGCGAAGATTTGGGTCGGTTTTTCCATGGCATCCTGACCAGCCCACTGTCGCTCGTGCTGTTTGTGGCCGTGATCCTGATCTTTGTATCGCAAACCCCGCTTTGGACCAAATTCCGCAAGAAAGAGACCGCTTCAAAATGAGTGCTCCCGACATCCTCCTCGGCCTGATTGGTGACAATATCGCCGCCTCCCGCTCCCCGCGTCTGCATGAGCTCTGCGGCGCACAAAACGGCAAACATGTCCGCTATGACCGGCTTGTTCCGCATGACATCGGTGCAAGTTGGGAGGTGATTTTCGCGGGGCTGGCGGCCAAGGGCTATCGCGGCACCAATGTGACCTATCCCTACAAGGAAAAGGTTGTGGCCAAAGTCGAGATCGACGATCCGCTGGTGCGGGCCATCGGCGCGGTCAATACCGCGATTTTCGAGGGCGGCCATGCCAAAGGCTTTAACACCGACTATTCCGGCTTTGTTGCCGCCTACACACGCCAGCGCGGCGAGAATCCAACAGGGATCACGCTGATGATCGGCACCGGCGGTGTTGGTCGCGCCGTGGCCTTTGGCCTCATTGCCCTTGGTGCGGCTGAAATCCGTCTGGTCGATATGGACCGCAGCAAAGCCGAGGCCCTTGCCGCCGATCTGCGCAACGCCGCGCCCGACACCACGGTCACGGTTTTTGACAGCGCAGTTGAGGCTGCCAAAGGGGCCGCCGGTTTGATCAATTGCACGCCCGTTGGTATGGTCGGCAAAGAGGGAACCCCCCTGCCCGCCACGGCGATGGAGGGGGCGAATGGGCCTTTGATGCGGTTTACACACCTGTCGAGACCGAATTTTTGACCGATGCCGCGGCCCGTGGCCTCGACATCATCTCGGGCTGGGAATTGTTCTTTTTCCAAGGCGTTCATGCCTGGGGGCTGTTCACCGACCTACCGCTTGACCAAGACCGCCTGCGCCAAGATCTTTTGTCCTAAGCCGTCCAAGGAGTCCTGCCATGAAAACCTCGATTGCGACCGTTTCTGTTTCCGGCGATTTGCGCGAAAAACTCGACGCCATTGCGGCGGCAGGCTTTGATGGGATCGAGATTTTCGAACAAGACTTCATCGCCTTTGACGGCAGCCCACGCGATGTGGGAAATATGATCCGCGATCACGGGTTGGAGATTTCGCTGTTCCAACCCTTTCGCGATTTCGAGGGCCTACCCGAACCGCTACGCGCCAAGGCCTTTGACCGGGCCGAACGCAAATTCGACCTCATGCAGGAGCTTGGCACCGACTTGGTGCTGGTCTGTTCATCGTGCCATCCGCAGGCTTTGGGCGGGATTGACCGCGCCGCAGCCGATTTTCACGCGCTGGGTGAACGGGCTGCCAAACGCGGTTTGCGTGTCGGCTATGAGGCGCTGTGTTGGGGCAAACATGTGAACGATCATCGCGACGCATGGGAAATCGTGCGCCGGGCTGATCATCCGAACATCGGTGTCATCCTCGACAGTTTTCACACCCTGGCCCGCAAAATTTCGCCCGACAGCATTCGGTCGATCCCCGGCAACAAAATCTTTTTCGTTCAGATGGCCGATGCGCCGATGATCGACATGGATCTGCTCTATTGGTCGCGCCATTTCCGCAATATGCCCGGCGAGGGTGATCTTGATGTGACGGGCTTCACCCGCGCCGTCATGGCAGCGGGTATACGGGGCCGATTTCTCTGGAGATTTTCAACGATCATTTCCGTGGCTCCAACACCAAACAAGTTGCCAATGATGGGTATCGCTCGCTCATCGCCCTGATGGATGATGTGCATCGCGCCGAACCCGGTCTCAAACTCGATCTGCCCAGCCTGCCCCAACGCGTGAAGCCCGAAGGCGTGTCCTTCATCGAATTCGCCTCCCGTGGCAAAGAGGCCGAAACCCTGGGCGAGCTGCTCAAAACGCTCGGGTTTGCCCACGCCGCCACCCATCGCAACAAAGCCGTCACACTGTGGCAACAGGGCGACATCCGCCTTGTCGTCAACGAGGAAACCGACGGCCATGCTGCCCATGCCTATAACGCGCGGGGCACGACCGTTTGCGATCTTGGCATCTTGGTCAACTCCGCACAGGACGTGATCACCCGCGCCACAGCCACGGGGGCACAGAGTTTTTCCCAAGACCTCGACATTGGCGAATTGGACATTCCGGCGATCCGGGGCCTTGGCGGCTCCGTGATGCATTTCATCGACAAAGAGACGGGTCTGGATCGGGTCTGGGAGGTGGAATTTAGGGCCGAAGAGGCGCCCGATTTGACCGGGGTCGGTCTGATGCATATCGACCATATCGCCCAGACGATGAGCTATGAGGATATGCTGAGTTGGACCCTGTTCTACACCGCCATTTTTGATGTCGAGAAAAGTCCGATGGTCGATGTCATCGACCCGGACGGGTTGGTGCGATCACAGGTGATCGAAACCCGCGATGGGGCATTTCGGATCACCCTCAACGGCGCGGACACGCATCGCACTTTGGCGGGGCGGTTTCTGGCCGATACCTTTGGCGCTTCGGTGCAACACATCGCGCTGGCAACGGCTGATATTTTTGACACCGCCGCGAGATTGGCAGAGCGCGGCTTTGCGCCCCTGCCGATTTCCCCCAACTATTACGACGATCTCGCCGCACGGTTCGATTTCCCGCCGGGCCTTCTTGAAAAAATGAAAGCCGCGCATGTGCTCTATGATCGCGATGAGACAGGCGAGTTCTTTCAGCTCTATTCCGGCAGTTTCGCCGGTGGGTTGTTCTTTGAAATCCTTCAACGTGGAAGCTACATGGGATTTGGCGCGCCGAACGCGCCGTTCCGTATTGCCGCCCAAAAACGGCGCCTGCGCCCCAAAGGTATGCCGTTGCGCTGACCGATCAGCTCGGCAGGTTGTTCAGCCCTGTCGCCGACACGCCGCCATCGGCCAAAAGGGTCTGGCCTGTGACATAGGCGGCACCGTCCCCGGCCAAAAAGGCGACGATGGCGGCGATGTCTTCAGGCCGCCCAACCCGGCCCAAAGGCACTCTTTGCGCGCGGGCTTGCTCCAACCCTTCCTTGGCATAGATTGCCGCCGTCAGAGGCGTGCGGATCATCCCCGGGGCCACCGCATTGACCCGAATGCCATCGGACGCCCATTCCATCGCCAGATTTTCCACCAGTGAAATTACCGCTGCCTTGGCGGGGCATAGGCCGCCTGCCCCAAATGCGCTTGCATCCCCGACATCGACGCGACGACGACAATCGTGCCCTTGGACGCCTTGAGCGCGGGATAAAACGCCTGTGCCAGAACGAAGGTTGAACGCACATTGAGGTTGAACATACGGTCCCATTCCTCAAGCGATTGCTCGGCCAAAGGCGCGGGTTTTCCGGCCCCGGCGTTTGAGACGAACACATCCAGCCCGCCCAAAAACCCAAGCGCCTTTGCCGCAATATCGCGCGCGACAGTGGCATCACCCAAATCTCCGGTCAAAAACAAAACCTCGGCCCCGTCATTTTCAAGATCGGCAATCAGTGCTGCGGGGGCGGGATTGCGCCCCGATGCCGTTGTCACAATCTTTGCAGGCGTGCCCGCAGCCTGCGCCTCCCGTGCCATTTGGCGCAATGTCGCGCCACCAATACCTTCGCTTCCACCTGTCAACATAATCCGCATGATCGTCCTCCCAGTCGCGCGTTTACGGCAGGATTTCAATTCCCCGACGGGACCGCAATGGACATTTCCCTAAGAGCCTTAAACCCTTCGTAAATATCCAAGATTTTTCACGCCCCGTGCATCGCGACCCCCGTCAAATCCCATCAACATGTCCCGGTCATATAGGAGAGGCATCGCAGATGAATTTCACAGGCAAGACGGTTGTGATCACCGGGGGCGCGGCCGGTATCGGTTGGGCCAGCGCCACACTTTTCGCCGCGCGGGGTGCCCGTGTCGCACTGCTTGATCTAAACGGCGATCTGGCCCAGCACCGCGCCGCAGAATTGGGACCGGATCATATTGGCCTTGGGGTCGATGTAACCAACGAGCAGGCGGTGATCTTGGCCTTGAGTCAGATCGGCCAGATCGACATTTTGGTCAACAACGCAGGTCTCGGCGACGTCAACACAGCCACGGTCGACCAAACCCTCGCCCATGTCCGGCGCTTGCTCGACATCCATCTTGCGGGCAGCTTTTTGATGAGCCGCGAAGTGGCACGGGGCATGATCGACAAAGGGTGCGGCGGGGCCATTGTCAACCTCGCCTCCATCGCAGCCCTCACTGGCTTACCCCGGCGCAATGCCTATGGCGCGGCCAAGGCGGGGCTTGTGGCGATGACAAAATCCATGGCCGCCGAATGGGGTCGTCAAAGTATT comes from the Celeribacter baekdonensis genome and includes:
- a CDS encoding LysR family transcriptional regulator, with the protein product MRDITLRQIEVIRAVMLRGTIMGAAEYLGVSAPGVSRLIKHTEETLNLRLFERRSGLFVPSVEAQTVFDQIRAVYKGVENLQLSLESLQKGENVQLAFASAPSVAQFIAARALRHVRSRFPDLYIDLNILKIEETVDYLLLERGEFVIMSSKVDNPGIETEEIAATTLVCVLPEGHPLAEKDEISVHDLVHEPLVGVDPDDPYGALLIKPFLDHGIDMQHSMRGRFAQTVVSLVRHGLGVALIDRFSVAEVYMPGIVRRPLKEASCIRSYVVKKQGRVLSSFAEYAITQFRKELVLAATEPLSS
- a CDS encoding Bug family tripartite tricarboxylate transporter substrate binding protein gives rise to the protein MKRFLIGAVSALSLMSAAAVAQEYPAKEIQGIIQWGAGGSTDTVMRAVTPHAEDILDGTIVLQNMTGGVGAIALNHVATEDADGYKILMGAENPLLYKVMGFGDKDYSDFTPINILARGTPILVAGTDAPFDDYAGMIAYIKEHPGEVRLGSTGPGGVPSVVTAMIETVEGDLDVISVPYDGDGPALTALQGGAIDVMPAVLGAAIESVRAGKIKALAVVDVQENEYLPGVAPVTQTNEGFATYLPWGPFFGVFVKKGTPDEIVKKLEGAFAVAATNPDFTDLMETRGFTLMSISGDEAEAFLTKWQQGTTWLLQDAGMTKSSPEEFGISRPGE
- a CDS encoding tripartite tricarboxylate transporter TctB family protein, with protein sequence MQDHVHHHDSTRDGSSDATPGGIVDKRRPGELVFTACLVIFSGVLLWNAYGISGFEALSGAGSVPMATAAVMLISVVIVFWRTVKLSKTEDETVMEDITPPLVIILALFLVAYGILLKPLGFLPTSALFLIASIKLLSKRSWGFTLLVSLGSLLAIYLVFRIVFTVLMPAGIVPEAEMLQLLRNLFKGGA
- a CDS encoding tripartite tricarboxylate transporter permease, whose amino-acid sequence is MDAFMAFLTIFTHPELLLLVGVGTFAGVYVGAIPGLSVTMAVSILISFTFSWDVLPAISLMIGIYMGGVYGGSRTAILLNIPGAPSAIATAMDGYPMAQRGEAGEAIGTTTVMSFFGGLVGIVVLAVLAPVVSDFALKFQPRDYMLLAVLGILLVGSLSSGSLVKGIFAGALGIAIGAVGMDPLTFTERFTFDIPLMRGGINFIAVMIGMFGVSEALMQLHHVDTPAIRQKINRIVPSFGTIRKHLPLSLQTSTIGVLIGALPGTGGDIAALMAYDHAKRVTKNPSRPFGEGAIEGLVAPETANNAAVGGAFIPMMTLGIPGDAVTAIMIGALFIHGLNPGPMLMVEQPDMFWFIVGALVMANFFMLLFGLTGIKLFTKIVEMPRAVLIPLILLLSIVGAYAVNNSITDVYWMLGFGVFGYFMRHYGYPLGPVILGVILSRLLDDNWRRAIISEREDLGRFFHGILTSPLSLVLFVAVILIFVSQTPLWTKFRKKETASK
- a CDS encoding shikimate dehydrogenase, with translation MSAPDILLGLIGDNIAASRSPRLHELCGAQNGKHVRYDRLVPHDIGASWEVIFAGLAAKGYRGTNVTYPYKEKVVAKVEIDDPLVRAIGAVNTAIFEGGHAKGFNTDYSGFVAAYTRQRGENPTGITLMIGTGGVGRAVAFGLIALGAAEIRLVDMDRSKAEALAADLRNAAPDTTVTVFDSAVEAAKGAAGLINCTPVGMVGKEGTPLPATAMEGANGPLMRFTHLSRPNF
- a CDS encoding SDR family NAD(P)-dependent oxidoreductase, with translation MNFTGKTVVITGGAAGIGWASATLFAARGARVALLDLNGDLAQHRAAELGPDHIGLGVDVTNEQAVILALSQIGQIDILVNNAGLGDVNTATVDQTLAHVRRLLDIHLAGSFLMSREVARGMIDKGCGGAIVNLASIAALTGLPRRNAYGAAKAGLVAMTKSMAAEWGRQSIRVNAVAPGYVATELVRGLIRDGLLAEDKILKRTPLGRMIDPSEIGEAIAFLASDAASAITGTVLSVDAGWMAYGAADDL